The following proteins come from a genomic window of Coffea arabica cultivar ET-39 chromosome 11c, Coffea Arabica ET-39 HiFi, whole genome shotgun sequence:
- the LOC113716273 gene encoding uncharacterized protein isoform X1 yields MDFQQPHGYMRPPQPPPSMAADPYHHHQPHHQAQRLPVPPPNPWYSTQFQYQHSTPPPQPPLPPPPSHVPPPHQQWPPPPPPPHSEHLAPPPPYPTPHPLPVNQYPPPVPHPHASLPPRPHVPPPQIPQSYSQVNQEWGTANWGHHQSWEYQAHTNEEVWAAKARAWAAAKAASDNQQPQQLPYAFQDGTGDSAAVFPGRDSSISPSVHQQEVPSSYSSIAGDPTRVIDTVATNALDYNFVPPTEPAVVYPSVPAVLPSGPQVDPSVPVPPPASGHSAPIFGRMLGPSFQPTVSSVTAPFGIGAGPDMHPGTTFSADAFGPSIVSERPKKASVPNWLREEIIKKKPAIVSSAVELPKEDIESIEDEAVDKSYGKGDQGDSKSIDSPRSTEDEDDDEDDVEAARTAAINQEIKRVLTEVLLKVTDELFDEIATKVLNEDDPTVEVEDGVSNQDDKAQTSRPIIATSRAPSNVLQPLKTKDTNYYDAGEKSSSVSGGDLLGLASYASDDEDNETESFGKQSIKEDSVKHQSTSSKLSKGTDALHNGGSQEENKERGNSDSDLSSNSQNATTVNHNAAFFGLKDAEAAKLSDSVAEREVLDGVIASKIMNTLAAKVAGQSENIVENDSSKRSLMGDSSGEETRDKLDKNDRCEQERNAVGKIVRELEIDKESAYEKEGTNSRRDQRHLKKERRDDQNGLKERVVKPSEKAKDTDSRKRASPDYDKEGKKERHADRRSSGKEENDRKRERTEDDRREKSSRRNSNESSRHKRHHSPSITGRDRDNRGGLVVGHAYDSSDVSSDNSKKKMHSRRRKSPSPVRSRKRQVSRSPHSKHSQRRHSPYSSLESSRGRRSRSRSRSPSRRKR; encoded by the exons ATGGATTTTCAGCAGCCTCATGGGTATATGAGACCTCCGCAACCGCCGCCGTCGATGGCAGCAGATCCCTACCACCATCACCAACCCCACCACCAAGCGCAGAGATTGCCGGTTCCTCCACCTAACCCTTGGTACTCGACTCAATTTCAGTACCAGCACTCTACTCCTCCGCCACAACCACcacttcctcctcctccttctcatGTCCCGCCGCCGCATCAGCAGTGGCCACCACCGCCGCCACCACCACATTCCGAGCATTTGGCTCCCCCTCCTCCTTATCCTACGCCACATCCGCTTCCAGTCAACCAATACCCTCCTCCGGTTCCTCATCCGCATGCTTCTCTTCCGCCTCGGCCGCATGTTCCACCGCCTCAGATTCCCCAGTCGTATTCCCAGGTCAATCAG GAGTGGGGGACTGCTAATTGGGGTCATCATCAAAGTTGGGAGTATCAAG CTCATACAAATGAAGAAGTTTGGGCTGCCAAGGCCCGGGCATGGGCAGCTGCTAAAGCTGCATCAGACAACCAGCAGCCTCAGCAGTTACCATATGCTTTTCAAGATGGAACTGGAGATTCGGCTGCTGTGTTTCCTGGACGAGATTCTTCTATAAGTCCATCGGTCCATCAGCAGGAGGTACCTTCTAGTTATTCTTCTATTGCAG GGGACCCCACAAGAGTCATAGACACTGTTGCAACCAATGCTCTAGACTATAATTTTGTCCCTCCAACCGAGCCAGCAGTGGTTTATCCTTCAGTTCCTGCAGTACTCCCATCAGGACCTCAG GTTGACCCTTCGGTGCCAGTACCTCCTCCAGCTTCTGGGCATTCTGCACCAATATTTGGAAGGATGCTCGGACCAAGCTTCCAGCCAACAGTGTCATCTGTTACTGCTCCCTTTGGAATTGGAGCAGGGCCTGATATGCATCCTGGGACAACTTTTTCTGCTGATGCTTTTGGGCCTTCCATTGTTTCTGAGCGCCCTAAAAAG gCTTCAGTGCCCAACTGGCTTCGAGAGGAAATAATAAAGAAGAAACCTGCAATTGTGAGTTCGGCTGTAGAGCTTCCAAAAGAGGATATTGAATCAATTGAAGATGAAGCTGTGGATAAATCTTATGGAAAGGGTGATCAGGGGGATAGCAAAAGCATAGACTCTCCTAGGTCAACTGAGGATGAGGATGATGACGAG GACGATGTGGAAGCAGCAAGAACTGCCGCAATAAATCAGGAGATAAAACGCGTTTTGACTGAAGTTCTTTTAAAG GTTACTGATGAACTTTTTGATGAAATTGCTACGAAAGTTCTTAATGAAGATGATCCCACGGTTGAAG ttgAGGATGGTGTTTCCAATCAGGATGATAAAGCACAGACTTCTAGACCAATCATTGCAACTTCCAGAGCCCCGTCGAATGTTCTCCAACCATTGAAAACTAAGGATACTAATTATTATGATGCTGGTGAAAAGTCTAGTTCTGTCTCTGGTGGGGATTTGCTCGGTCTTGCTAGTTATGCCTCAGATGATGAGGACAATGAAACTGAGAGTTTTGGTAAACAAAGTATAAAGGAAGATAGTGTGAAGCATCAGTCAACATCAAGCAAGTTATCGAAAGGCACAGATGCGCTTCATAATGGTGGTTCACAGGAAGAAAATAAAGAGCGTGGCAATTCAGATTCTGATCTCAGTAGTAATAGTCAAAATGCTACCACAGTAAATCATAATGCTGCATTTTTTGGATTAAAGGATGCAGAGGCAGCGAAACTATCCGATTCAGTGGCTGAGCGTGAAGTGCTGGATGGTGTCATTGCTTCTAAGATTATGAACACACTAGCTGCAAAGGTAGCTGGTCAAAGTGAAAACATCGTTGAAAATGACAGCTCCAAAAGGTCACTGATGGGTGATTCTTCGGGTGAAGAAACTAGAGACAAGTTAGATAAAAATGATAGATGTGAACAAGAAAGAAATGCGGTTGGGAAAATTGTCAGAGAGTTAGAAATTGACAAGGAGAGTGCATATGAGAAAGAGGGAACAAATAGTAGGCGTGATCAGAGGCACTTGAAAAAGGAAAGGAGGGATGATCaaaatggtttaaaagaaaGAGTTGTTAAACCTTCAGAAAAAGCAAAGGATACTGATTCAAGAAAAAGGGCCTCTCCTGATTATGACAAGGAGGGTAAGAAGGAGAGGCATGCAGACAGAAGATCAAGTGGTAAAGAAGAAAATGATAGGAAAAGGGAAAGAACTGAGGATGATAGAAGAGAAAAATCTAGTCGTAgaaactcaaatgaatctagCAGACATAAGAGACACCATTCGCCTTCCATCACTGGTAGGGATCGAGACAACAGAGGTGGATTGGTTGTTGGCCATGCTTATGATTCAAGTGATGTATCATCAGATAATTCTAAAAA AAAGATGCACTCAAGGAGACGTAAATCGCCATCTCCTGTCAGGTCGAGGAAAAG ACAAGTTTCGCGGTCTCCTCATAGCAAGCACTCTCAGCGCAGGCATTCTCCTTACTCTTCTCTTGAGAGTTCCAG GGGGAGAAGGTCAAGATCAAGGTCAAGGTCGCCTAGTCGTCGGAAAAGATGA
- the LOC113716273 gene encoding uncharacterized protein isoform X2, giving the protein MDFQQPHGYMRPPQPPPSMAADPYHHHQPHHQAQRLPVPPPNPWYSTQFQYQHSTPPPQPPLPPPPSHVPPPHQQWPPPPPPPHSEHLAPPPPYPTPHPLPVNQYPPPVPHPHASLPPRPHVPPPQIPQSYSQVNQEWGTANWGHHQSWEYQAHTNEEVWAAKARAWAAAKAASDNQQPQQLPYAFQDGTGDSAAVFPGRDSSISPSVHQQEVPSSYSSIAGDPTRVIDTVATNALDYNFVPPTEPAVVYPSVPAVLPSGPQVDPSVPVPPPASGHSAPIFGRMLGPSFQPTVSSVTAPFGIGAGPDMHPGTTFSADAFGPSIVSERPKKASVPNWLREEIIKKKPAIVSSAVELPKEDIESIEDEAVDKSYGKGDQGDSKSIDSPRSTEDEDDDEDDVEAARTAAINQEIKRVLTEVLLKVTDELFDEIATKVLNEDDPTVEVEDGVSNQDDKAQTSRPIIATSRAPSNVLQPLKTKDTNYYDAGEKSSSVSGGDLLGLASYASDDEDNETESFGKQSIKEDSVKHQSTSSKLSKGTDALHNGGSQEENKERGNSDSDLSSNSQNATTVNHNAAFFGLKDAEAAKLSDSVAEREVLDGVIASKIMNTLAAKVAGQSENIVENDSSKRSLMGDSSGEETRDKLDKNDRCEQERNAVGKIVRELEIDKESAYEKEGTNSRRDQRHLKKERRDDQNGLKERVVKPSEKAKDTDSRKRASPDYDKEGKKERHADRRSSGKEENDRKRERTEDDRREKSSRRNSNESSRHKRHHSPSITGRDRDNRGGLVVGHAYDSSDVSSDNSKKKMHSRRRKSPSPVRSRKRLRVGKDQ; this is encoded by the exons ATGGATTTTCAGCAGCCTCATGGGTATATGAGACCTCCGCAACCGCCGCCGTCGATGGCAGCAGATCCCTACCACCATCACCAACCCCACCACCAAGCGCAGAGATTGCCGGTTCCTCCACCTAACCCTTGGTACTCGACTCAATTTCAGTACCAGCACTCTACTCCTCCGCCACAACCACcacttcctcctcctccttctcatGTCCCGCCGCCGCATCAGCAGTGGCCACCACCGCCGCCACCACCACATTCCGAGCATTTGGCTCCCCCTCCTCCTTATCCTACGCCACATCCGCTTCCAGTCAACCAATACCCTCCTCCGGTTCCTCATCCGCATGCTTCTCTTCCGCCTCGGCCGCATGTTCCACCGCCTCAGATTCCCCAGTCGTATTCCCAGGTCAATCAG GAGTGGGGGACTGCTAATTGGGGTCATCATCAAAGTTGGGAGTATCAAG CTCATACAAATGAAGAAGTTTGGGCTGCCAAGGCCCGGGCATGGGCAGCTGCTAAAGCTGCATCAGACAACCAGCAGCCTCAGCAGTTACCATATGCTTTTCAAGATGGAACTGGAGATTCGGCTGCTGTGTTTCCTGGACGAGATTCTTCTATAAGTCCATCGGTCCATCAGCAGGAGGTACCTTCTAGTTATTCTTCTATTGCAG GGGACCCCACAAGAGTCATAGACACTGTTGCAACCAATGCTCTAGACTATAATTTTGTCCCTCCAACCGAGCCAGCAGTGGTTTATCCTTCAGTTCCTGCAGTACTCCCATCAGGACCTCAG GTTGACCCTTCGGTGCCAGTACCTCCTCCAGCTTCTGGGCATTCTGCACCAATATTTGGAAGGATGCTCGGACCAAGCTTCCAGCCAACAGTGTCATCTGTTACTGCTCCCTTTGGAATTGGAGCAGGGCCTGATATGCATCCTGGGACAACTTTTTCTGCTGATGCTTTTGGGCCTTCCATTGTTTCTGAGCGCCCTAAAAAG gCTTCAGTGCCCAACTGGCTTCGAGAGGAAATAATAAAGAAGAAACCTGCAATTGTGAGTTCGGCTGTAGAGCTTCCAAAAGAGGATATTGAATCAATTGAAGATGAAGCTGTGGATAAATCTTATGGAAAGGGTGATCAGGGGGATAGCAAAAGCATAGACTCTCCTAGGTCAACTGAGGATGAGGATGATGACGAG GACGATGTGGAAGCAGCAAGAACTGCCGCAATAAATCAGGAGATAAAACGCGTTTTGACTGAAGTTCTTTTAAAG GTTACTGATGAACTTTTTGATGAAATTGCTACGAAAGTTCTTAATGAAGATGATCCCACGGTTGAAG ttgAGGATGGTGTTTCCAATCAGGATGATAAAGCACAGACTTCTAGACCAATCATTGCAACTTCCAGAGCCCCGTCGAATGTTCTCCAACCATTGAAAACTAAGGATACTAATTATTATGATGCTGGTGAAAAGTCTAGTTCTGTCTCTGGTGGGGATTTGCTCGGTCTTGCTAGTTATGCCTCAGATGATGAGGACAATGAAACTGAGAGTTTTGGTAAACAAAGTATAAAGGAAGATAGTGTGAAGCATCAGTCAACATCAAGCAAGTTATCGAAAGGCACAGATGCGCTTCATAATGGTGGTTCACAGGAAGAAAATAAAGAGCGTGGCAATTCAGATTCTGATCTCAGTAGTAATAGTCAAAATGCTACCACAGTAAATCATAATGCTGCATTTTTTGGATTAAAGGATGCAGAGGCAGCGAAACTATCCGATTCAGTGGCTGAGCGTGAAGTGCTGGATGGTGTCATTGCTTCTAAGATTATGAACACACTAGCTGCAAAGGTAGCTGGTCAAAGTGAAAACATCGTTGAAAATGACAGCTCCAAAAGGTCACTGATGGGTGATTCTTCGGGTGAAGAAACTAGAGACAAGTTAGATAAAAATGATAGATGTGAACAAGAAAGAAATGCGGTTGGGAAAATTGTCAGAGAGTTAGAAATTGACAAGGAGAGTGCATATGAGAAAGAGGGAACAAATAGTAGGCGTGATCAGAGGCACTTGAAAAAGGAAAGGAGGGATGATCaaaatggtttaaaagaaaGAGTTGTTAAACCTTCAGAAAAAGCAAAGGATACTGATTCAAGAAAAAGGGCCTCTCCTGATTATGACAAGGAGGGTAAGAAGGAGAGGCATGCAGACAGAAGATCAAGTGGTAAAGAAGAAAATGATAGGAAAAGGGAAAGAACTGAGGATGATAGAAGAGAAAAATCTAGTCGTAgaaactcaaatgaatctagCAGACATAAGAGACACCATTCGCCTTCCATCACTGGTAGGGATCGAGACAACAGAGGTGGATTGGTTGTTGGCCATGCTTATGATTCAAGTGATGTATCATCAGATAATTCTAAAAA AAAGATGCACTCAAGGAGACGTAAATCGCCATCTCCTGTCAGGTCGAGGAAAAG GTTAAGGGTTGGAAAGGATCAGTGA
- the LOC140004434 gene encoding beta-arabinofuranosyltransferase RAY1-like isoform X1 — protein sequence MFCNSETKTKTAAMQLYSPLFFPFFKRLALGIWLVWLLGIFLIGVSFYATQMLSFSVKDQFRKPKLFGNGFSDSSGPSITIFAAPRPFEGSFGERQGLAIRSWLGLSPDIDVVLFSQDPSAVSFATAFGSRVSVEPNIDFTFLGTPFFHSMVAKAQASNSDVSVLIDPELILFPDFISTLRFAHKLDHDWLLIASSQNLSYSPVRWGADWKKSVADDRKKLTSQTGFLAQKLQRELCERRMLMAWNNCNLPLHNGVLPPFLYRKGIHHHWLLTEALSSDYRLIIDATWTFSNTYVNDINHVYYELMEASNHSDIEKRNWEFMGNIHVGKLYGSFSFHEANYSNLFRISKCGGNYLLINAEQDVAFSLGDPVSFSLRNQGISGPLTEKKILNCLNVMKSRQGVENCSQKDQLQSSDIISLPFSLEQLLSMRADQNKTIVLAVAGYSYKDMLMSWVCRLRHLQISNFLVCAIDHEIYEFAVLQGIPVLEYADIPANVSFDDCHFGTECFQKVTKVKSRMVLQILKLGYNVLLSDVDVYWFKNPLPLLSSFGRATLVAQSDEYNITGPINLPRRLNSGFYYVQSDDTTIAALQKVVQHASTSNLSEQPSFYDTLCGEGGFHRLGDDRCLEPETNMTVHFLDRDLFPNGAYQNLWEERNVSETCMKRGCFVIHNNWISGRRKKLERQVLSGLWEYDIGTRMCLQNWHRTTRLTSYF from the exons ATGTTCTGCAATTcagaaaccaaaacaaaaacagcaGCAATGCAGCTCTACAGCccccttttctttcccttttttaag AGACTGGCTCTTGGGATATGGTTGGTTTGGCTGCTTGGGATTTTCTTGATAGGTGTTAGCTTTTATGCTACTCAGATGTTGTCTTTTTCTGTTAAGGATCAGTTCAGGAAGCCAAAGCTTTTTGGCAATGGATTTAGTGATTCTTCTGGTCCCTCGATCACCATATTTGCTGCACCAAGACCTTTTGAGGGTTCATTTGGAGAAAGACAGGGTCTCGCTATCAGATCATGGCTAGGTCTATCACCTGATATTGACGTTGTGCTCTTTAGCCAAGATCCTTCTGCTGTCTCTTTTGCAACAGCCTTTGGTTCCAGGGTATCAGTTGAGCCCAATATCGATTTCAC GTTCCTTGGGACGCCGTTTTTTCATTCAATGGTGGCCAAAGCACAGGCATCGAACTCAGATGTTTCTGTGCTGATTGATCCAGAACTAATTCTCTTTCCTGATTTCATTtccactttgagatttgctcaCAAACTTGATCACGATTGGTTACTTATTGCTTCATCACAAAACTTGTCCTACTCTCCAGTTCGCTGGGGTGCGGACTGGAAGAAGTCAGTAGCCGATGACAGGAAGAAACTAACAAGCCAAACG GGGTTTTTGGCTCAGAAATTGCAGAGGGAATTGTGTGAAAGAAGAATGCTAATGGCATGGAACAATTGCAATCTTCCGCTGCATAATGGAGTCTTGCCTCCTTTTTTGTACAGAAAGGGGATTCACCATCACTGGTTATTAACTGAAGCCTTGTCGTCGGATTATAGGTTGATTATTGATGCCACTTGGACCTTTTCAAATACCTATGTGAATGATATAAACCACGTGTACTATGAATTAATGGAAGCTTCCAACCATTCAGATATTGAAAAGAGGAATTGGGAGTTCATGGGAAACATTCACGTGGGGAAGCTTTATGGGTCATTTTCTTTTCACGAAGCTAATTATTCAAACTTGTTTAGAATTTCTAAATGTGGTGGGAACTATCTTTTGATAAACGCAGAACAAGATGTTGCTTTTTCTCTGGGAGACCCGGTATCATTTAGTTTACGAAATCAAGGTATTTCTGGACCATTaacagaaaagaaaattctGAATTGTCTTAATGTAATGAAGTCACGTCAAGGGGTTGAAAACTGTTCTCAGAAGGACCAGCTGCAGAGTTCTGACATAATTTCTCTTCCATTCTCCTTAGAACAACTTCTTTCAATGCGTGCAGACCAGAATAAAACAATTGTGCTAGCGGTTGCTGGATATAGTTATAAGGACATGCTAATGAGCTGGGTCTGCAGACTACGCCACCTCCAGATATCAAACTTTTTGGTCTGTGCTATTGACCATGAAATTTATGAGTTTGCGGTTCTGCAG GGCATACCAGTTCTTGAGTATGCAGATATTCCAGCAAATGTCAGTTTTGACGACTGCCATTTTGGAACAGAATGCTTTCAGAAAGTAACCAAAGTCAAGTCAAGGATGGTCTTGCAGATATTAAAGCTGGGTTATAATGTACTATTGAGTGATGTTGATGTGTATTGGTTCAAAAACCCCTTGCCTTTGCTTAGTTCCTTTGGTCGTGCAACTCTGGTCGCACAGTCCGATGAGTATAACATAACAG GACCAATTAACTTACCACGACGCCTCAACTCTGGTTTCTATTACGTTCAGTCAGATGATACAACAATTGCAGCATTGCAGAAAGTCGTGCAACATGCATCAACTTCTAATCTCTCAGAGCAACCTAGCTTCTATGACACCTTATGTGGTGAAGGTGGTTTCCATCGTCTAGGTGATGACAGATGCTTAGAACCGGAAACAAATATGACTGTTCATTTCTTGGATAGAGATCTTTTTCCAAATGGTGCATACCAAAATCTGTGGGAGGAAAGAAATGTCAGTGAAACCTGTATGAAGAGGGGGTGTTTTGTTATCCATAATAATTGGATTAGTGGGAGAAGGAAAAAGTTAGAACGCCAGGTGTTATCAGGACTTTGGGAGTATGATATTGGTACAAGAATGTGTCTACAAAATTGGCATAGGACCACGAGGTTGACAAGCTATTTTTAA
- the LOC140004434 gene encoding beta-arabinofuranosyltransferase RAY1-like isoform X2 yields MVAKAQASNSDVSVLIDPELILFPDFISTLRFAHKLDHDWLLIASSQNLSYSPVRWGADWKKSVADDRKKLTSQTGFLAQKLQRELCERRMLMAWNNCNLPLHNGVLPPFLYRKGIHHHWLLTEALSSDYRLIIDATWTFSNTYVNDINHVYYELMEASNHSDIEKRNWEFMGNIHVGKLYGSFSFHEANYSNLFRISKCGGNYLLINAEQDVAFSLGDPVSFSLRNQGISGPLTEKKILNCLNVMKSRQGVENCSQKDQLQSSDIISLPFSLEQLLSMRADQNKTIVLAVAGYSYKDMLMSWVCRLRHLQISNFLVCAIDHEIYEFAVLQGIPVLEYADIPANVSFDDCHFGTECFQKVTKVKSRMVLQILKLGYNVLLSDVDVYWFKNPLPLLSSFGRATLVAQSDEYNITGPINLPRRLNSGFYYVQSDDTTIAALQKVVQHASTSNLSEQPSFYDTLCGEGGFHRLGDDRCLEPETNMTVHFLDRDLFPNGAYQNLWEERNVSETCMKRGCFVIHNNWISGRRKKLERQVLSGLWEYDIGTRMCLQNWHRTTRLTSYF; encoded by the exons ATGGTGGCCAAAGCACAGGCATCGAACTCAGATGTTTCTGTGCTGATTGATCCAGAACTAATTCTCTTTCCTGATTTCATTtccactttgagatttgctcaCAAACTTGATCACGATTGGTTACTTATTGCTTCATCACAAAACTTGTCCTACTCTCCAGTTCGCTGGGGTGCGGACTGGAAGAAGTCAGTAGCCGATGACAGGAAGAAACTAACAAGCCAAACG GGGTTTTTGGCTCAGAAATTGCAGAGGGAATTGTGTGAAAGAAGAATGCTAATGGCATGGAACAATTGCAATCTTCCGCTGCATAATGGAGTCTTGCCTCCTTTTTTGTACAGAAAGGGGATTCACCATCACTGGTTATTAACTGAAGCCTTGTCGTCGGATTATAGGTTGATTATTGATGCCACTTGGACCTTTTCAAATACCTATGTGAATGATATAAACCACGTGTACTATGAATTAATGGAAGCTTCCAACCATTCAGATATTGAAAAGAGGAATTGGGAGTTCATGGGAAACATTCACGTGGGGAAGCTTTATGGGTCATTTTCTTTTCACGAAGCTAATTATTCAAACTTGTTTAGAATTTCTAAATGTGGTGGGAACTATCTTTTGATAAACGCAGAACAAGATGTTGCTTTTTCTCTGGGAGACCCGGTATCATTTAGTTTACGAAATCAAGGTATTTCTGGACCATTaacagaaaagaaaattctGAATTGTCTTAATGTAATGAAGTCACGTCAAGGGGTTGAAAACTGTTCTCAGAAGGACCAGCTGCAGAGTTCTGACATAATTTCTCTTCCATTCTCCTTAGAACAACTTCTTTCAATGCGTGCAGACCAGAATAAAACAATTGTGCTAGCGGTTGCTGGATATAGTTATAAGGACATGCTAATGAGCTGGGTCTGCAGACTACGCCACCTCCAGATATCAAACTTTTTGGTCTGTGCTATTGACCATGAAATTTATGAGTTTGCGGTTCTGCAG GGCATACCAGTTCTTGAGTATGCAGATATTCCAGCAAATGTCAGTTTTGACGACTGCCATTTTGGAACAGAATGCTTTCAGAAAGTAACCAAAGTCAAGTCAAGGATGGTCTTGCAGATATTAAAGCTGGGTTATAATGTACTATTGAGTGATGTTGATGTGTATTGGTTCAAAAACCCCTTGCCTTTGCTTAGTTCCTTTGGTCGTGCAACTCTGGTCGCACAGTCCGATGAGTATAACATAACAG GACCAATTAACTTACCACGACGCCTCAACTCTGGTTTCTATTACGTTCAGTCAGATGATACAACAATTGCAGCATTGCAGAAAGTCGTGCAACATGCATCAACTTCTAATCTCTCAGAGCAACCTAGCTTCTATGACACCTTATGTGGTGAAGGTGGTTTCCATCGTCTAGGTGATGACAGATGCTTAGAACCGGAAACAAATATGACTGTTCATTTCTTGGATAGAGATCTTTTTCCAAATGGTGCATACCAAAATCTGTGGGAGGAAAGAAATGTCAGTGAAACCTGTATGAAGAGGGGGTGTTTTGTTATCCATAATAATTGGATTAGTGGGAGAAGGAAAAAGTTAGAACGCCAGGTGTTATCAGGACTTTGGGAGTATGATATTGGTACAAGAATGTGTCTACAAAATTGGCATAGGACCACGAGGTTGACAAGCTATTTTTAA
- the LOC113716901 gene encoding inorganic phosphate transporter 2-1, chloroplastic-like: protein MTSSYCLSSARNRATTPAEAFLVHNSHLYLPTHRHRLFSSEPKRDPLILKPRQRLLKSSFSFLGRKNCSSVHPFAALSSFAEAEDHKGGDIESERQHEVDANTDVELPGMAQAFHMSSTTAAAVTICIAVAALTFPFFMKSLTQTAGLKAKVLTYATLLSGFYMAWNIGANDVANAMGTSVGSGALSLMQAVLIAAVLEFSGALLMGTHVTSTMQKGILVANVFDGKATLLFAGLLSSLAAAGTWLQVASYYGWPVSTTHCIVGSMVGFGLVYGGTGAVFWSSLARVTSSWVISPLMGAMVSFVVYKCIRRFVYSAPNPGQAAAAAAPIAVFVGVTGISFAAFPLSKQFPLAVLQALACGTAGAFIVYRIIQKQLGHLLVKSNSGEGEPKEEIIHTKNVGFLSDFAGPKGTQLQLVYGVFGYMQVLSACFMSFAHGGNDVSNAIGPLAAALSILQGGVSGAEIVIPNHILAWGGFGIVAGLTMWGYRVIATIGKKITELTPTRGFAAEFAAASVVLFASKLGLPISATHTLVGAVMGVGFARGLNSVRAETVREIVTSWAVTIPAGAIFAVIYTWILTKLFACIL, encoded by the exons ATGACTTCCTCTTACTGTTTATCTTCTGCTAGAAACAGGGCCACTACACCAGCTGAAGCCTTCTTAGTTCACAATTCTCATCTTTACCTTCCCACGCACAGGCACCGTCTCTTCTCCAGTGAACCTAAAAGAGACCCTCTTATTCTCAAGCCTCGGCAACGGCTGCTTAaatcttctttttcatttttagggaGGAAAAATTGTAGCTCTGTACACCCTTTTGCGGCCTTATCGTCTTTTGCTGAAGCTGAAGATCACAAAGGTGGAGATATAGAATCTGAAAGGCAACATGAAGTTGATGCAAACACGGATGTTGAATTGCCAGGCATGGCGCAGGCCTTCCATATGTCCTCAACTACAGCTGCTGCTGTTACCATATGCATAGCAGTTGCTGCTCttacttttccctttttcatgaAGTCACTGACTCAGACTGCTGGATTGAAGGCTAAGGTTTTGACATATGCTACATTACTCTCCGGTTTTTACATGGCCTGGAACATTGGAGCCAATGATGTTGCTAATGCCATGGGGACTTCAGTTGGTTCAGGAGCTTTATCCCTCATGCAAGCTGTACTGATTGCTGCAGTTCTGGAATTCTCGGGTGCATTGCTGATGGGAACACATGTAACCAGTACAATGCAGAAGGGAATTCTGGTTGCCAATGTTTTCGATGGAAAGGCTACTTTGCTTTTCGCAGGGCTGCTATCTTCTTTGGCGGCTGCTGGTACTTGGTTGCAG GTTGCATCTTACTATGGTTGGCCTGTTTCAACCACTCATTGCATTGTAGGGTCGATGGTTGGGTTTGGTCTCGTATATGGGGGAACCGGTGCTGTCTTTTGGAGTTCATTGGCAAGAGTAACGTCGTCGTGGGTGATCTCACCTTTAATGGGAGCCATGGTGTCATTTGTTGTCTATAAATGCATCCGCAGG TTTGTTTACAGTGCTCCGAACCCAGGACAAGCTGCAGCTGCAGCTGCACCGATTGCTGTATTTGTCGGTGTGACTGGAATCTCTTTTGCAGCCTTCCCTCTTAGTAAGCAATTCCCTTTAGCTGTCCTCCAGGCTTTAGCTTGTGGTACTGCTGGAGCGTTTATCGTATACAGAATTATTCAAAAGCAACTTGGTCACCTGTTGGTCAAGTCTAATTCGGGAGAGGGAGAGCCAAAGGAAGAGATAATCCACACCAAAAATGTTGGATTTCTTTCTGACTTTGCTGGTCCAAAGGGTACCCAGCTACAACTGGTGTATGGAGTCTTTGGCTACATGCAAGTGCTGTCTGCCTGTTTCATGTCATTTGCTCACGGTGGAAATGATGTCTCCAATGCAATAGGTCCCTTGGCTGCAGCATTATCCATTCTTCAAGGGGGTGTAAGTGGAGCAGAAATTGTTATTCCTAATCACATTCTAGCATGGGGTGGCTTTGGGATTGTTGCAGGGCTCACGATGTGGGGTTATAGAGTCATTGCAACAATTGGGAAGAAGATTACAGAATTAACACCAACACGAGGATTTGCAGCAGAGTTTGCAGCTGCATCCGTGGTTTTGTTTGCATCTAAACTAGGTTTACCAATCTCAGCCACCCACACTCTAGTGGGAGCAGTCATGGGGGTGGGGTTTGCTCGGGGACTTAACAGTGTGAGGGCAGAAACAGTGAGGGAGATTGTGACTTCTTGGGCTGTGACAATTCCTGCTGGAGCAATCTTTGCAGTAATCTACACGTGGATCTTGACTAAATTGTTTGCATGCATACTTTGA